CATCCCCGTCCCCCGCCCGGCGGACGGGACCCGCAGCCGAGGAAGGACCGCTGTCATGCCCTACACCCAGTCGTCGCTGGACGCCCTGCGCGAGTCCGGCGACAAGCTCGCCGACTCCGTCGTGGCCACCCTGTTCGCGCGCGGGGAGGTGGGGAAGTTCAACACCCTCATGCGGTACGTCTCCACCGTCGGCGCTCCGCTGCCGGACGGGCTGCCCGAGGTGGCCCGCGAGTATCTGCGGGCCACCTCGGCGCCGCCGTCCTGGGTGGACTGGACGGAGATGGAGAGGGCGCGGCTGTTCTTCACCGACAACAACGTGCACATCTCCACCGCGCTGTCCTTCGCCTCCATGCCCGCCTGCTACGTCGTCCCGCACGTGGCGAGGCTCCTGTCCGCCACGCACGGGCTGAACTACCCGTCGAAGCGGATGGCGGAGACCGGGCAGTTCACCGTGTACCTGATGCAGCCGGACGCCTTCGAGGCGGGCAGCCGCTTCCTGCCCGCCGCGCAGAAGGTGCGCCTGCTGCACGCCGCCATCCGCCACCACCTCACACGCGAGAACCACTGGGACACCGCGGCGCACGGTGTGCCGATCTGTCAGGAGGACATGATCGGCGGGCAGATGTTCTTCTCCATGCTCGTCCTGGACTGTCTGCACCGGCTGGGCATCCACATGTCCGCCGAGGGCGCGGAGGCCTACTTCTACGCCTGGCGCGTGGTCGGCGCCCTCCTCGGGGTCGACCAGGACGCGGTGCCCAAAAACGTGTCGGAGGGGCGGGAGTTCCTCGACCTGTACATGGTCCGGCACATGGGCCCGTCGGCGGAGGGTGCCCATCTGACCCGGCAGTTGATCGACCTGTACGAGGAGGTCGTGCCGGGCACGCTGTTCGACCCGGTCGTCTCCGCCCTGATCCGGTACCTGATCGGTGACACCTGCGCCGACTGGCTCCAGGTGCCCCGCACCTCCTGGGACCGGCTGGTCAAGGCGGCCCCCGCGCTGCTCGGCGTGCTGGAGGGCATCGAGGACCGCTCGCCGCTGGGCGCCTGGGCCCTGGACCGGCTCGGCCACCTCACCACCCTGTTCGAGCTGTCCTCCCTGACCCGCGGCCGGGTCATGCACTACGCCATTCCCGAACAGCTCAGGAAGGACTTCGGCGTCCCCGGCGGCGTCCCCCGCACCCAGCGCTGGACACCGCCGGCGCCCACGGTCGCCTAAATCTCCGCGTCGTCCTCCTCGGGCCGCGCCAGCCGGGCCGTCACGTCGTCGGCGAAGCGGGCGAGGAGGCGCAGGAGGTCGTCGCGGTCCTGGGCGGGCCAGTCGGCGAGGACCCCGGCGAACCAGCCGAGCAGGGAGGCCACATAGCGGTTGGCGACCTCCTCCCCCGCCCCGGTCGGTTCGATGAGGCTCGCGCGGCGGTCGTGGGGGTCGGCGATGCGCCGCACCAGGTGACGCTTCTCCAGCAGCTGTACCTGACGGGTGACGTGCGGGCCCACGACCTGCATACGGTCGGCGATCTCCCCGATGCGCAGCGGCTCGCCGGCCGCGCGCAGGGAGACGAGCACGCCCACGGCGGGGCGGTCGAGGGACGGACCGGCCGCCGCCGCGGCGCGTTCGACGAGCCGGCCCTTGCTGAACGCGGCGCTGAGCCGGGTGAGTCGGGGCAGTACGGCGAGCAGGTCGTCGTGCGACACCGCAGGCGCGGGCTCCCCGGGGGACTCGGGGGTCATGGCACCTCCATTTGCATACCTGAGTTAGGTATCTATAGTGTGGGGAGCGGCAGCGCGGCACCGAGGGTGCCGTACGCCTCTATAAAGGATACCTAAGGTACGCATCTTGGCGCCTCCGTGGTCTGCCGCGTGGTCTGCCGCGTGCCGTTCTCCAGGCCGGGCACGCCCCGGCGGAAAGGTGCCACCCCCATGACGCACACCAATCCCACGCCCGCCGCCCGACGGGTCCTGATCTCCGGGGCGAGCATCGCCGGCCCCACGCTCGCGTACTGGCTCGACCGGTACGGCTTCGAGGTGACCGTCGTCGAGAAGGCCGCCGCCGTGCGCGGGGGCGGGTACCCGATCGACATACGCGGCACGGCCCGGGCGGTCGTGGACCGTATGGGCCTGCTGTCGCGGCTGAGCGAGGCGCACGTCGACACCCGGCGGATCACCTTCGTCGACGCGGCCGGCGACACGGTCGGCTCGCTCCAGCCCGAACAGATGACCGGCGGGGAGGCCGGCCTCGACCTCGAGGTACGGCGCGGCGATCTGGCCGACGCCCTCTACACGCCGCTGCGGGACCGCGTCGAGTTCCTCTTCAACGACTCGATCGCCACGCTGGACGACGACGGGGACGCCGTGCACGTCGTCTTCGCCAGCGGCACGTCCCGCACGTTCGACCTGGTGATCGGCGCGGACGGGCTGCACTCGAACACGCGCCGGCTGGTCTTCGGGCCCGAGGAGCCCTTCCACCGCTACCTCGGGCACGTCTTCGCGGGCTTCACCCTGCCCAACGAGTTCGGCCTGTCGCACGAGGCCGCCGTCTGGAACGAACCGGGACGGGCCGCCGTCGTCTACTCCTACGAGCCCACCGACCCCGTGCACGGCTTCCTCACC
The DNA window shown above is from Streptomyces sp. NBC_00670 and carries:
- a CDS encoding oxygenase MpaB family protein; translation: MPYTQSSLDALRESGDKLADSVVATLFARGEVGKFNTLMRYVSTVGAPLPDGLPEVAREYLRATSAPPSWVDWTEMERARLFFTDNNVHISTALSFASMPACYVVPHVARLLSATHGLNYPSKRMAETGQFTVYLMQPDAFEAGSRFLPAAQKVRLLHAAIRHHLTRENHWDTAAHGVPICQEDMIGGQMFFSMLVLDCLHRLGIHMSAEGAEAYFYAWRVVGALLGVDQDAVPKNVSEGREFLDLYMVRHMGPSAEGAHLTRQLIDLYEEVVPGTLFDPVVSALIRYLIGDTCADWLQVPRTSWDRLVKAAPALLGVLEGIEDRSPLGAWALDRLGHLTTLFELSSLTRGRVMHYAIPEQLRKDFGVPGGVPRTQRWTPPAPTVA
- a CDS encoding MarR family winged helix-turn-helix transcriptional regulator, with product MTPESPGEPAPAVSHDDLLAVLPRLTRLSAAFSKGRLVERAAAAAGPSLDRPAVGVLVSLRAAGEPLRIGEIADRMQVVGPHVTRQVQLLEKRHLVRRIADPHDRRASLIEPTGAGEEVANRYVASLLGWFAGVLADWPAQDRDDLLRLLARFADDVTARLARPEEDDAEI
- a CDS encoding FAD-dependent monooxygenase; amino-acid sequence: MTHTNPTPAARRVLISGASIAGPTLAYWLDRYGFEVTVVEKAAAVRGGGYPIDIRGTARAVVDRMGLLSRLSEAHVDTRRITFVDAAGDTVGSLQPEQMTGGEAGLDLEVRRGDLADALYTPLRDRVEFLFNDSIATLDDDGDAVHVVFASGTSRTFDLVIGADGLHSNTRRLVFGPEEPFHRYLGHVFAGFTLPNEFGLSHEAAVWNEPGRAAVVYSYEPTDPVHGFLTFLRDTPPFEAFRNPRAQRDLVTSCFPEQAWHVPRLVKAMQEADDLFFDIVSQIHMPTWSHGRVALAGDAAHATSFISGQGSSVALVGAYVLAGELATHAHHTEAFAAYERRLRPFAERNQALATGGGTVITPTTREALDARNALIRDPQAARAAQRATDRRETHSALVLPDYADAE